A window of Ictidomys tridecemlineatus isolate mIctTri1 chromosome 1, mIctTri1.hap1, whole genome shotgun sequence contains these coding sequences:
- the Nhp2 gene encoding H/ACA ribonucleoprotein complex subunit 2, with the protein MTKIKADPDGPETPAEACCGERTYHELLVNLNPIAQPLASRRLTRKLYKCIKKAVKQKQIRRGVKEVQKFVNKGEKGIMVLAGDTLPIEVYCHLPVMCEDRNLPYVYIPSKTDLGAAAGSKRPTCVIMVKPHEEYQEAYDECLEEVQALPPPL; encoded by the exons ATGACCAAAATAAAGGCAGACCCCGACGGACCCGAGACTCCGGCGGAAGCGTGCTGCGGAGAGCGCACTTaccatgagctgctggtcaatcTGAACCCTATCGCGCAGCCTCTGGCTTCTCGCAGACTCACGCGGAAGCTCTATAAATGCATCAAGAAAG CGGTGAAGCAGAAGCAAATTCGGCGCGGGGTTAAGGAGGTTCAGAAGTTTGTCAACAAAGGCGAGAAAGG GATCATGGTTTTGGCAGGAGATACATTACCAATTGAGGTGTATTGCCATCTCCCAGTTATGTGTGAAGACCGGAATCTGCCCTATGTCTATATCCCCTCTAAGACG GACTTGGGTGCAGCTGCTGGCTCCAAGCGCCCCACCTGTGTGATAATGGTCAAGCCCCACGAGGAATACCAAGAAGCCTATGATGAGTGCTTGGAGGAAGTGCAGGCCCTGCCACCTCCCTTGTGA
- the Rmnd5b gene encoding E3 ubiquitin-protein transferase RMND5B isoform X3, with the protein MSQCCRKIKDTVQKLASDHKDIHSSVSRVGKAIDRNFDSEICGVVSDAVWDSREKQQQILQLAIVEHLYQQGMLSVAEELCQESTLNVDLDFKQPFLELNRILEALHEQDLGPALEWAVSHRQRLLELNSSLEFKLHRLHFIRLLAGGPEKQLEALSYARHFQPFARLHQREIQVMMGSLVYLRLGLEKSPYCHLLDSSHWAEICETFTRDACSLLGLSMESPLSVSFASGCVALPVLMNIKAVIEQRQCTGVWSHKDELPIEIELGMKCWYHSVFACPILRQQTSDSNPPIKLICGHVISRDALNKLINGGKLKCPYCPMEQNPADGKRIIF; encoded by the exons ATGTCCCAGTGCTGCCGGAAGATCAAAGACACTGTCCAGAAACTGGCTTCAGACCACAAGGACATTCATAGCAGCGTGTCCCGAGTGGGCAAAGCCATTGACAGG AACTTTGACTCTGAGATATGTGGTGTAGTCTCCGACGCGGTATGGGACTCACGGGAGAAGCAGCAGCAAATTCTGCAGCTGGCCATTGTGGAGCACTTGTACCAGCAGGGCATGCTCAGTGTTGCTGAGGAGCTGTGCCAG GAATCAACACTGAATGTGGACTTGGATTTCAAGCAGCCCTTCTTGGAGTTGAATCGAATCCTGGAAGCTCTGCATGAACAAGACCTGGGGCCTGCACTTGA ATGGGCCGTTTCTCATAGGCAGCGCCTGCTGGAGCTCAACAGTTCCCTGGAGTTCAAGCTGCACCGACTGCACTTCATCCGTCTCCTTGCAGGCGGCCCTGAGAAGCAGCTGGAGGCCCTCAGTTATGCCCGGCACTTTCAGCCTTTTGCTCGACTCCACCAGCGGG AGATTCAGGTGATGATGGGCAGCCTTGTGTACCTGCGGCTGGGTTTGGAGAAGTCGCCCTACTGCCACCTCCTGGACAGCAGCCACTGGGCAGAGATCTGTGAGACCTTTACCAGGGATGCTTGTTCCCTGCTGGGGCTCTCTATGGAGTCCCCACTCAGTGTCAG CTTTGCCTCTGGCTGTGTGGCGCTGCCCGTGCTGATGAACATCAAAGCTGTGATTGAGCAGAGGCAGTGCACTGGGGTCTGGAGTCACAAGGATGAGTTGCCG ATTGAGATTGAACTAGGCATGAAGTGCTGGTACCACTCGGTGTTTGCTTGCCCCATCCTCCGCCAGCAGACATCGGATTCCAACCCTCCCATCAAGCTCATCTGTGGCCATGTCATTTCCCGAGACGCACTAAACAAGCTCATTAACGGAGGAAA GTTGAAATGTCCTTATTGTCCCATGGAGCAGAACCCAGCAGACGGGAAACGCATCATATTCTGA